In Candidatus Angelobacter sp., the following proteins share a genomic window:
- a CDS encoding Gfo/Idh/MocA family oxidoreductase, whose translation MSRKIRYGMVGGGRGAFIGAVHRIAAAMDQQIELVCGAFSSDPERSRASGADFFLPQERCYGTFEEMIKGEAMLPASKRMDFVAIVTPNHMHFPPAKMALENGFHVLSDKPATLNLAQAKKLAEIVKKTGRLYGLTHNYTGYPLVKEARDMVRDGKLGKIRKVVVEYPQGWLATRLEATGQKQASWRTDPKRSGAAGSMGDIGTHAENLAEYISGLQIAELAADITSFVKGRKLDDDGNVLLRFKGGAKGVLHCSQISVGEENNLNIRVYGEKGGIEWHQKEPNTMLVKWLDQPMQVFRTANGYLGANAKAASRTPPAHPEGYLEAFANIYKNFANHIRAKMDGRKLAKNDPALDYPKIEDGVRGMAFIEAVVKSSKKNAAWTKLDV comes from the coding sequence ATGAGCAGAAAAATTCGTTACGGCATGGTGGGCGGCGGACGTGGCGCGTTCATCGGCGCGGTGCACCGCATCGCCGCCGCGATGGACCAGCAGATCGAACTCGTCTGCGGCGCGTTTTCGTCTGATCCTGAAAGGTCCAGGGCCAGCGGCGCGGATTTCTTTCTTCCGCAGGAACGTTGCTACGGCACCTTCGAAGAAATGATCAAGGGGGAGGCCATGTTGCCCGCCAGCAAACGCATGGATTTTGTCGCCATTGTGACGCCCAATCACATGCACTTCCCGCCCGCGAAGATGGCGTTGGAAAATGGATTTCATGTCTTGAGCGACAAGCCGGCGACGTTGAATCTGGCACAGGCGAAAAAGCTGGCTGAAATCGTGAAGAAGACCGGCCGGCTCTATGGACTCACGCATAACTACACCGGGTACCCGTTGGTGAAGGAAGCGCGCGACATGGTCCGGGATGGCAAACTCGGCAAAATTCGAAAGGTCGTCGTCGAGTACCCGCAGGGCTGGCTGGCCACGCGCCTCGAAGCCACGGGCCAGAAACAGGCCAGTTGGCGCACCGACCCCAAACGCAGCGGCGCGGCCGGGAGCATGGGCGACATCGGCACGCACGCCGAAAATCTGGCCGAGTACATCTCCGGTTTGCAAATCGCGGAACTCGCCGCCGACATCACGAGCTTCGTCAAGGGCCGCAAGCTTGACGACGATGGCAATGTGCTGCTGCGATTCAAAGGCGGCGCCAAGGGCGTGCTTCACTGTTCACAAATAAGCGTCGGCGAAGAGAACAATCTCAACATCCGTGTTTATGGCGAGAAGGGCGGGATCGAATGGCACCAGAAAGAGCCGAACACCATGCTTGTGAAATGGCTCGACCAGCCAATGCAGGTCTTTCGCACCGCCAACGGCTACCTTGGCGCAAATGCCAAAGCGGCCTCGCGCACGCCGCCCGCGCATCCGGAGGGTTACCTCGAAGCGTTTGCGAACATCTACAAAAACTTTGCCAATCATATCCGCGCGAAAATGGACGGTCGCAAACTGGCGAAGAATGACCCCGCGCTTGATTATCCGAAGATCGAAGACGGCGTTCGCGGCATGGCTTTCATCGAGGCCGTGGTGAAGTCATCGAAGAAAAATGCGGCCTGGACGAAGCTGGATGTCTGA
- the panD gene encoding aspartate 1-decarboxylase, which produces MHVHLLKSKIHRAQVTGASLDYEGSLTIAEDLLEKVGLLPYERILCSNLANGQRFETYAIKGERGSGTIELNGAVAHLGKIGDRLTIMSFTEVDNTRAKRWKPRVIVLGKKNRIINERGI; this is translated from the coding sequence ATGCACGTGCATTTGTTGAAATCGAAAATCCACCGGGCGCAAGTGACCGGCGCGAGTCTCGACTACGAAGGCAGCCTGACCATCGCCGAAGATTTGCTGGAAAAGGTCGGCCTCCTCCCCTACGAACGCATCCTGTGCAGCAACCTTGCCAACGGCCAGCGCTTCGAAACCTACGCCATCAAGGGCGAGCGCGGTTCGGGCACGATCGAACTCAACGGCGCGGTTGCGCACCTCGGAAAAATCGGCGACCGGCTGACGATCATGTCGTTCACCGAAGTGGACAACACCAGGGCAAAACGCTGGAAGCCACGCGTGATCGTGCTGGGAAAAAAGAACCGGATCATCAACGAGCGGGGAATCTGA
- the lpxD gene encoding UDP-3-O-(3-hydroxymyristoyl)glucosamine N-acyltransferase — translation MPLTAAEIAEQIDGKVLGDASIPLTGFAPADKARAGDLTFAENQTYFNRAEQSAAAAIMVDGEFTSTKKTLIRVPNARIAFAKVLPLFFPEPVFTPGAHPTAVIAASAEIDPTAHIGPHCVIGDQARIGSHSVLHGGNHVGAQCVLGGDTQLFPNVVLYPRTQVGQRVRIHAGAVIGSDGFGYVLDQGAHRKVPQIGYVIIHDDVEIGANVTIDRGALGATSIGRGSKIDNLVQIAHNVAIGEHCLVVAQAGIAGSTKLGNFVTLAGQVGLAGHLKIGNKVTIAAQSGVMHDIPDGDKWFGYPAQPDRQMKRQILAVQQLPELLRRVAELEKKFAAPTPPTGPKKA, via the coding sequence ATGCCATTGACCGCTGCTGAAATCGCGGAACAAATCGACGGTAAGGTTCTCGGCGACGCCTCAATTCCGCTGACCGGTTTCGCGCCCGCGGACAAAGCCAGGGCCGGCGACCTGACGTTCGCCGAGAACCAGACCTATTTTAACCGCGCCGAACAAAGCGCCGCTGCCGCCATCATGGTGGACGGCGAGTTCACTTCGACGAAGAAGACCTTGATCCGCGTGCCCAACGCGCGCATCGCATTCGCGAAGGTTTTGCCGCTGTTTTTTCCCGAGCCTGTATTCACTCCCGGCGCACACCCGACCGCCGTCATCGCCGCGTCGGCTGAAATCGATCCGACCGCGCACATCGGGCCGCACTGCGTGATTGGCGATCAGGCGCGCATCGGATCGCATTCCGTGCTGCACGGCGGCAATCATGTCGGGGCGCAGTGCGTGCTTGGCGGCGACACGCAACTTTTTCCGAACGTCGTGTTGTATCCGCGCACTCAGGTCGGCCAGCGCGTGCGCATCCACGCCGGCGCGGTCATTGGCTCGGACGGGTTTGGTTACGTGCTCGACCAGGGGGCGCATCGCAAGGTGCCGCAGATCGGTTACGTCATCATTCACGACGATGTCGAGATCGGCGCGAACGTCACCATCGATCGCGGGGCACTGGGCGCAACTTCGATCGGTCGGGGGTCAAAAATAGACAACCTGGTGCAAATCGCCCACAACGTCGCCATTGGGGAGCATTGTCTCGTGGTCGCTCAGGCCGGCATAGCGGGCAGCACCAAGCTCGGTAATTTTGTCACGCTCGCGGGGCAGGTCGGTCTCGCCGGTCACCTGAAGATCGGCAACAAGGTCACCATCGCGGCGCAATCGGGCGTCATGCACGACATTCCGGACGGTGACAAGTGGTTTGGCTATCCCGCGCAACCGGACCGTCAGATGAAACGGCAGATTCTGGCCGTTCAACAATTGCCCGAACTGCTCCGGCGTGTCGCCGAACTCGAGAAAAAATTCGCGGCCCCGACGCCTCCCACCGGCCCTAAAAAGGCCTGA